One window of the Pedobacter ginsengisoli genome contains the following:
- a CDS encoding DUF4293 domain-containing protein, whose translation MIQRVQSIWLLLAALTLTCMLFLPFLTKNVNGSEFSVYTNGLHQSISGNEGDALVVTPFLPLFISNIAIAVLCIVAIFSFRNRTIQKRLASVAIILTLGLSFWGFNYAQKIPGGIEGANYGIAAFLPILAILFCALAIRGIRKDEQLLRSADRLR comes from the coding sequence ATGATACAAAGAGTACAATCTATATGGCTTTTGTTAGCTGCCTTAACGCTTACTTGTATGTTATTTTTACCTTTTTTAACTAAAAATGTTAATGGAAGTGAATTTAGTGTTTATACAAATGGTCTTCATCAGTCAATTTCTGGCAATGAGGGAGATGCCTTAGTAGTAACACCTTTTTTACCCCTATTTATTTCAAACATTGCAATTGCTGTACTTTGCATAGTTGCAATATTTAGTTTTAGAAACCGAACTATACAAAAGCGCTTAGCTAGTGTAGCTATTATATTAACCTTAGGATTATCATTTTGGGGCTTTAATTATGCTCAGAAAATACCAGGTGGAATTGAAGGTGCCAATTATGGAATAGCAGCTTTTTTACCTATCCTAGCCATCTTATTTTGTGCACTTGCAATCCGCGGAATCCGAAAAGATGAGCAATTATTAAGGTCGGCCGATAGACTAAGATAA
- a CDS encoding ABC transporter ATP-binding protein has translation MSKITGDVINVGLLKRVFQYVKPYQRIFIISVILTVLLAALAPLRPILIGYTLDHHIITGDYSGLLNMTILMLVLLVIQTGVQYSHTLLTNTLGQSAIRDLRIDVFNHITKLRLKYFDNTPIGQLITRTVSDLETIAEIFSEGLIVIIGDILMVIVIIGVMVYEDWALTLVVLLPMPLLIIATSIFQKAIKSAFQEIRTEVSNLNTYLQEHITGVSIIQYFARERQEYNKFLKINGRYRDANIRSNWYYSIFFPVVEIISAMSLGLLVWYGAKTILNNPAIKPGIITEFIMYIGMLFRPIRELADKFNTLQMGMVGAERVFKVLDTNEITDNKGTYAPELMKGNISFEKVWFAYNEENYVLKDISFEVETGKTIALVGATGAGKSSTINILNRFYEIQKGEIKVDGIKIQDYELSYLRNKIATVLQDVFLFSDTIFNNITLNNDAITMEEVIDAAKKVGAHDFIERLPGGYQYNVMERGATLSAGQAQLISFIRALVYNPAILVLDEATSSVDTETEMLIQRAIENLMKGRTSIVIAHRLSTIQKADKILVLEKGEIKEMGTHQQLLKLDGYYKKLYDLQFNSTGISTSV, from the coding sequence ATGTCTAAAATAACCGGTGATGTCATTAATGTAGGGTTGTTGAAAAGGGTTTTTCAATATGTAAAGCCATATCAGCGTATTTTTATAATCTCAGTAATTCTTACTGTACTTCTTGCCGCACTTGCCCCGTTACGCCCAATTCTTATTGGATATACTTTGGATCATCATATTATTACCGGAGATTATAGTGGATTGCTGAATATGACCATTCTAATGCTTGTTCTGCTTGTTATTCAAACAGGTGTACAGTACAGTCATACCTTACTTACAAACACTTTGGGACAATCTGCAATTCGTGATTTAAGAATAGATGTATTTAATCATATTACTAAATTGCGTTTAAAGTATTTCGATAATACACCCATTGGCCAGTTAATTACCAGAACTGTTTCTGATCTTGAAACCATTGCCGAAATTTTCTCGGAAGGTTTAATTGTGATTATTGGCGATATTTTGATGGTAATTGTAATTATAGGTGTAATGGTGTATGAAGACTGGGCTTTAACGCTTGTGGTTTTGTTACCCATGCCATTACTTATTATTGCAACTTCTATTTTCCAGAAAGCAATTAAATCTGCCTTTCAGGAAATTAGAACAGAGGTGTCTAATCTGAATACTTATTTGCAGGAGCATATTACCGGGGTGTCAATTATCCAATATTTTGCAAGGGAGAGACAAGAATATAACAAGTTTTTGAAAATTAATGGCCGTTATAGGGATGCTAATATTCGCTCTAATTGGTATTACTCTATATTTTTTCCGGTTGTAGAAATTATTTCTGCCATGTCTTTAGGATTATTGGTGTGGTATGGTGCAAAAACAATTCTTAATAATCCTGCTATTAAACCAGGTATTATTACTGAGTTTATTATGTATATCGGTATGCTTTTCAGACCAATCCGAGAGCTCGCAGATAAGTTTAATACGCTGCAAATGGGGATGGTTGGTGCCGAACGGGTATTTAAGGTTTTGGATACCAATGAAATTACTGATAACAAAGGCACATATGCTCCTGAATTAATGAAAGGTAATATTTCTTTTGAAAAGGTATGGTTTGCTTATAATGAAGAGAATTATGTGTTAAAGGACATTTCCTTTGAGGTTGAAACAGGTAAAACTATCGCTCTTGTTGGGGCAACAGGGGCTGGTAAGTCTTCAACAATAAATATCCTGAACCGTTTTTATGAAATTCAAAAGGGAGAGATTAAAGTTGATGGAATAAAGATACAGGATTATGAACTGAGCTATTTGAGGAATAAAATTGCCACAGTATTGCAGGATGTTTTTCTTTTTTCAGATACTATCTTTAATAACATAACCCTTAACAATGATGCAATTACAATGGAGGAAGTGATTGATGCTGCCAAAAAAGTTGGCGCTCATGATTTTATTGAAAGATTGCCAGGAGGATATCAGTATAATGTGATGGAGCGTGGAGCTACATTATCTGCAGGACAGGCGCAACTCATATCTTTTATCAGGGCATTGGTTTACAATCCTGCTATTCTTGTACTTGATGAGGCAACATCTTCTGTAGATACAGAAACAGAAATGCTTATTCAGCGTGCTATTGAGAATTTAATGAAAGGCCGTACATCTATTGTGATTGCTCACCGCCTTTCAACTATACAGAAAGCAGATAAAATTCTTGTTCTTGAAAAAGGTGAGATTAAGGAAATGGGTACTCATCAGCAATTACTTAAACTCGATGGTTATTATAAGAAATTGTATGACTTGCAATTTAATTCTACTGGTATTTCTACCTCTGTATAA
- a CDS encoding NAD(P)H-dependent glycerol-3-phosphate dehydrogenase, which produces MIPKVAMIGGGSWATAIIKMLSDNFTAKEIYWWMRNQESITHLQKYKHNPNYLSSVEIRIPEGNISDNISAIIEKAEYIILNVPAAFLKETLEGVSAEELKGKKIVSAIKGIVPDENLIIGEFLNQNYNIPYEDIVVISGPCHAEEVALEKLSYLTIASTNLELATTFARLLSTRYIKTNVSDDIFGTEYAAVLKNIYAVASGICHGVGYGDNFQAVLISNAIREIKRFVDAVHPISRDIIESAYLGDLLVTAYSQFSRNRTFGNMIGKGYTVKSAQLEMNMVAEGYYAVNSMHHVNKKYKVDMPISRAVYAILYEKHSPHIEMRLLTEQLS; this is translated from the coding sequence ATGATACCTAAAGTTGCAATGATTGGTGGCGGTAGTTGGGCTACTGCAATCATAAAAATGCTTTCAGATAATTTTACTGCTAAGGAAATCTATTGGTGGATGCGCAATCAGGAATCGATAACGCATTTACAGAAATATAAGCACAACCCGAATTATCTGAGTTCTGTTGAAATCAGGATTCCTGAGGGCAATATTTCAGATAATATCTCAGCAATTATTGAAAAGGCAGAATATATTATTTTAAATGTGCCTGCGGCGTTTTTAAAAGAGACTTTGGAGGGTGTGAGTGCAGAGGAATTAAAAGGCAAGAAGATTGTTTCTGCAATTAAAGGGATTGTGCCTGATGAAAATTTAATTATTGGTGAGTTTTTAAATCAGAATTATAATATCCCGTATGAGGATATTGTAGTAATAAGCGGACCCTGCCATGCTGAAGAGGTTGCACTGGAGAAATTATCTTATTTAACAATTGCATCTACAAATCTTGAATTGGCTACAACCTTTGCAAGGTTACTTAGTACAAGATATATTAAAACTAATGTGTCTGATGATATTTTTGGTACTGAGTATGCCGCAGTTCTGAAAAATATTTATGCTGTGGCCAGCGGTATTTGCCATGGAGTTGGTTATGGTGATAATTTTCAGGCCGTTTTAATATCCAATGCAATCAGGGAAATTAAAAGATTTGTGGATGCTGTTCATCCGATTTCGAGAGATATTATAGAGTCTGCTTATCTTGGAGATTTACTTGTAACTGCATATTCTCAGTTTAGCCGTAACCGTACCTTTGGAAATATGATTGGTAAGGGATATACTGTAAAGTCTGCCCAGTTAGAGATGAACATGGTAGCTGAGGGCTACTATGCGGTAAACTCAATGCATCATGTAAATAAGAAATATAAAGTTGATATGCCTATTAGCAGAGCTGTTTATGCCATTTTGTATGAGAAGCATTCACCTCATATAGAAATGCGGTTATTGACTGAGCAACTTAGTTAG
- a CDS encoding DEAD/DEAH box helicase — MINPFSKLGISDDVVNAVKDLGFENPTPIQEQSIPVLLEGNNDFVGLAQTGTGKTAAFGLPLLELIDFKSNKPQALILCPTRELCLQITSDIKNFSKNISGANVVAVYGGANIMQQLREIRNGVQIVVATPGRMLDIIGRKAIDFSNVKYVVLDEADEMLNMGFQEDINDILSTTPDDKKTWLFSATMPPEVRRIARNYMDQPVELTMGTKNTGNVNIEHEYYTVRARDKYAALKRIVDFNPEIFAVVFCKTKLDTQDVAEHLIKDGYNADALHGDLSQQQRDKVMQRFRDRNMQLLIATDVAARGIDVNNVTHVINYSLPDEIESYTHRSGRTGRAGKTGVSICIVNSKELGKIRQIERIIGKQFTKAELPTGFDVCEKQLFALVHKVHNVEVNENQIEQYMPRIMDEFAELSKDEVIKRFASLEFNRFLEYYKNAPDLNSSDERGERGERGERNHRGSEGYTRLFINLGSVDDFTRGDLLSFVCNNGKISGKGIGKIDLKGVYSFFEVENASVESLFSNFKGVEFNNRGVRIERTADSDGGGRSRGGRREGGSYGGGRRDGGERRSYGGGGRREGGNSGGGGFRDFSGRGREDRGGSGRRDGGNDRKRRS, encoded by the coding sequence ATGATAAACCCATTTAGTAAATTGGGGATAAGTGATGACGTTGTTAATGCTGTAAAGGATTTAGGTTTCGAAAATCCAACACCTATTCAGGAACAAAGTATTCCTGTGCTGTTAGAGGGCAATAACGATTTTGTTGGTTTGGCCCAAACAGGAACAGGAAAAACAGCCGCATTTGGTTTGCCGCTGTTAGAATTGATAGACTTTAAAAGCAATAAGCCTCAGGCATTGATTTTATGCCCTACAAGAGAGCTTTGCTTGCAGATTACCAGCGACATCAAGAATTTCTCAAAAAACATCTCTGGTGCTAATGTAGTTGCCGTTTACGGTGGCGCAAACATTATGCAACAGTTGCGTGAAATTAGAAACGGTGTACAAATTGTAGTGGCTACACCAGGTCGTATGTTAGACATTATTGGCCGTAAGGCTATAGATTTCAGTAATGTGAAATATGTAGTTTTAGATGAAGCTGATGAAATGTTAAACATGGGCTTCCAGGAAGACATAAACGACATCTTGTCAACAACTCCTGATGACAAAAAAACATGGCTATTCTCGGCAACTATGCCACCAGAGGTAAGAAGAATAGCTAGAAATTACATGGATCAGCCGGTTGAGCTAACCATGGGAACAAAAAATACAGGTAATGTAAACATCGAACACGAATACTATACCGTTCGTGCAAGAGATAAATATGCGGCTTTAAAGCGTATTGTAGATTTTAACCCTGAGATTTTTGCAGTAGTATTCTGTAAAACTAAACTTGACACTCAAGATGTTGCTGAACACTTAATTAAAGATGGCTACAATGCTGATGCATTGCACGGAGATCTTTCGCAGCAACAACGTGATAAAGTTATGCAACGTTTCCGTGATCGTAACATGCAGTTGCTTATTGCTACTGATGTTGCAGCACGTGGTATCGACGTAAATAACGTTACTCACGTAATCAATTACTCTTTACCAGACGAAATTGAAAGTTATACCCACCGCAGTGGCCGTACCGGTCGTGCAGGTAAAACCGGTGTGTCAATCTGTATTGTTAACTCTAAAGAGCTTGGCAAAATCCGTCAAATTGAAAGAATCATTGGCAAACAGTTTACTAAAGCTGAATTACCTACTGGTTTTGATGTTTGCGAAAAACAATTATTTGCCCTGGTACACAAAGTTCACAATGTTGAAGTAAACGAAAATCAAATCGAGCAATACATGCCTCGCATTATGGATGAGTTTGCTGAATTAAGTAAAGACGAGGTAATTAAACGTTTTGCTTCTTTAGAGTTTAACCGCTTTTTAGAGTATTACAAAAATGCCCCTGACCTTAACTCATCTGATGAAAGAGGAGAACGTGGTGAGCGTGGAGAGAGAAACCACAGAGGAAGCGAAGGTTATACTCGTTTATTTATAAACCTTGGATCAGTTGATGATTTCACCAGAGGAGATTTATTATCTTTTGTATGCAACAACGGTAAAATAAGCGGTAAAGGTATTGGTAAAATAGACTTAAAAGGTGTTTATTCATTCTTTGAAGTTGAAAATGCAAGTGTTGAATCTTTATTTAGCAACTTTAAAGGAGTTGAATTCAATAACCGTGGTGTAAGAATCGAAAGAACTGCCGACAGTGATGGTGGAGGCCGTAGTCGTGGTGGAAGACGTGAAGGTGGTAGTTACGGAGGCGGAAGACGCGATGGTGGCGAAAGAAGAAGCTATGGCGGCGGTGGAAGACGTGAAGGCGGAAACAGTGGCGGTGGCGGTTTCAGAGATTTCTCTGGAAGAGGCCGTGAAGATAGAGGTGGAAGTGGCAGACGCGATGGCGGAAACGATAGAAAACGCAGATCTTAA
- a CDS encoding TolC family protein, with translation MKKIIPYSALPKLTLALSFAFITGFVQKTNAQEIITIQQAIEETLHNNLQVKKSQLSEDLATQNLKQSKFAVYPTLNGGADQNMGWGRNNLGNTGIYENTQNYSFSPGASLGFDLFNGLSKINQIKQNKILLEAGKANTDKIKNDLILQVITSYMEILYNKDRLSAAKQQLSVAQQQQKQQQELLDVGNKTLADLAESKSQTATAQLDVTTAENALSISYLTLAQLMDIPSSTRYDVQAPVLAEFNRPSVNYNAEQVYTDAINLFPDIKLAALQTASAKKGIEVAKGNLYPSLSLSGSYGSFYNYNYNLPADVQNLSFGNQIKNNVSKGVGLRLSIPIFNGLQSRIGVKKAKINFLQTQADEQLAKNNLNKIIYQAVADLKAAESTFESTTNTFNARKEAFSVIEQRYNVGLVNSLDYNTSLTNKNKAEIDMIRAKYDLLFKAKVIDYYLGKQIVF, from the coding sequence ATGAAAAAAATTATCCCTTATAGTGCATTACCAAAATTAACCTTAGCACTCTCTTTTGCCTTTATAACGGGTTTTGTGCAAAAAACTAACGCTCAGGAGATTATTACCATACAACAAGCAATAGAAGAAACTTTACATAATAACCTTCAGGTAAAAAAATCGCAGTTGAGTGAAGACCTGGCTACTCAAAATCTGAAACAATCTAAGTTTGCAGTTTATCCAACATTAAATGGAGGAGCTGATCAGAATATGGGTTGGGGACGTAATAATCTGGGTAATACGGGTATCTATGAGAACACTCAGAACTATAGCTTTAGTCCGGGAGCAAGTTTAGGTTTTGATTTGTTTAATGGTCTTTCAAAAATAAACCAGATTAAACAGAATAAGATACTTCTTGAGGCAGGAAAAGCGAATACTGATAAAATTAAGAATGATCTGATACTTCAGGTAATCACTTCTTATATGGAGATTTTGTACAATAAAGATCGTTTATCAGCAGCAAAACAACAACTTTCCGTGGCTCAGCAACAACAGAAACAACAGCAAGAGCTTTTGGATGTTGGAAACAAAACACTGGCTGATTTAGCGGAATCTAAATCGCAAACTGCTACAGCACAATTGGATGTTACCACTGCAGAAAATGCACTTAGCATCTCTTATTTGACTTTGGCGCAGTTAATGGACATTCCTTCTTCAACAAGGTACGATGTACAGGCTCCGGTACTAGCGGAATTTAACAGGCCATCTGTAAATTATAATGCAGAACAAGTATATACAGATGCAATAAATCTTTTCCCGGATATTAAACTGGCAGCTCTTCAAACTGCTTCTGCAAAAAAGGGAATTGAGGTAGCAAAAGGTAATCTGTATCCATCGTTATCTTTGAGCGGAAGTTATGGGTCGTTTTATAACTATAATTATAACCTCCCGGCAGATGTTCAGAATCTGTCTTTTGGTAATCAGATCAAAAACAATGTTTCGAAAGGAGTTGGTTTAAGACTTAGCATTCCAATATTCAACGGCTTACAGTCAAGGATAGGAGTAAAGAAAGCCAAAATTAACTTTTTGCAGACACAGGCAGATGAACAATTGGCAAAAAATAATTTAAATAAAATTATTTATCAGGCCGTTGCCGACCTAAAGGCAGCAGAAAGTACGTTCGAATCAACTACCAATACTTTTAATGCAAGAAAAGAGGCCTTTTCTGTAATTGAGCAACGTTACAACGTTGGTTTAGTTAACTCTTTAGATTACAATACTTCGTTAACAAATAAAAATAAAGCAGAAATAGACATGATCAGAGCTAAGTACGATTTGCTGTTTAAAGCAAAGGTGATTGATTATTACTTAGGCAAACAAATAGTTTTCTAG
- a CDS encoding polysaccharide deacetylase family protein: MYLIKSPFLLKWYYPSLTWHKNRDQKVIYLTFDDGPIPDVTDFALKTLKSFNAKATFFCIGDNIHKHPDIFEKIKNEGHQIGNHTFNHLKGWKTPDEIYTKNFQKCQELTNTNLFRPPYGRIKKSQIAAIRAINPQTQIIMWDVLSGDFDINLAPHQCYNNVVKHTGNGSIVVFHDSLKAYDRMQYALPRVLKHFSEQGYHFHSL, encoded by the coding sequence ATGTACCTGATAAAATCCCCGTTTTTATTAAAATGGTATTACCCATCTTTAACCTGGCACAAGAACCGGGATCAAAAAGTTATTTATTTAACCTTTGACGATGGACCTATACCAGATGTTACAGATTTTGCATTAAAAACTTTAAAAAGCTTTAACGCAAAAGCAACATTCTTTTGCATCGGAGATAATATTCACAAACATCCTGATATTTTTGAGAAGATAAAGAACGAAGGACATCAAATCGGCAATCATACTTTTAACCATTTAAAAGGATGGAAAACACCGGATGAAATATACACTAAAAACTTCCAAAAGTGTCAGGAATTAACCAACACGAATTTATTTCGCCCACCTTACGGTAGAATTAAAAAATCTCAGATAGCCGCCATTCGGGCAATAAACCCGCAAACCCAGATTATTATGTGGGATGTACTTAGTGGCGACTTTGACATCAACCTGGCACCTCACCAATGTTACAATAACGTGGTTAAGCATACCGGCAACGGATCAATCGTAGTTTTTCATGACAGCCTGAAAGCCTACGACCGAATGCAATATGCATTACCAAGAGTATTGAAACATTTTTCAGAACAGGGTTATCACTTCCATTCTCTTTAA
- the truA gene encoding tRNA pseudouridine(38-40) synthase TruA produces the protein MNTQRYFIELSYNGTDYHGWQVQPNAITVQECLDKALSTYFRQPIITLGCGRTDAGVHATQFYAHFDIHQEGEVKPSTIGRSVTSINSLLPYQISVKRIFEVENSAHARFDATERAYNYHIHFHKDPFKLDRSWLYKGELDVEAMNKAAAILLMHTDFSCFSKSNTQTFTNNCKITEAHFQITEQSLLFTIRADRFLRNMVRAIVGTLVRVGKNEIDLEQFKKIIESKNRSNAGQSVPACGLYLVSVIYPFVK, from the coding sequence TTGAACACGCAACGTTATTTTATCGAATTATCGTATAATGGTACGGATTATCATGGTTGGCAAGTACAACCTAACGCCATTACTGTACAGGAATGTCTGGATAAGGCATTGTCAACATATTTTAGACAGCCTATAATTACTCTTGGCTGCGGTAGAACGGATGCTGGTGTTCATGCTACTCAGTTTTATGCACATTTTGATATTCATCAAGAGGGCGAGGTTAAGCCCTCAACTATTGGCCGTTCTGTTACTAGTATAAATTCTTTATTACCATATCAAATATCAGTAAAGCGTATTTTTGAGGTTGAAAACAGTGCTCACGCACGCTTTGATGCAACAGAAAGGGCCTATAATTATCATATACATTTTCATAAGGATCCTTTTAAGCTAGATAGATCATGGCTATATAAAGGAGAACTTGATGTTGAGGCAATGAATAAAGCTGCTGCTATTTTATTAATGCATACAGACTTCTCCTGTTTCAGTAAATCAAATACCCAAACATTTACTAATAATTGCAAAATCACGGAAGCCCATTTTCAGATAACGGAACAGTCTTTATTGTTTACTATCAGAGCAGATCGTTTTTTGAGAAATATGGTTCGTGCAATTGTGGGTACCTTAGTAAGGGTTGGAAAAAATGAAATAGACTTAGAGCAGTTTAAAAAAATCATAGAAAGTAAGAATAGAAGTAATGCCGGCCAATCAGTACCAGCATGTGGTTTGTATCTTGTTAGCGTTATCTATCCTTTTGTAAAATAA
- a CDS encoding efflux RND transporter periplasmic adaptor subunit, producing MKLKPILIAIGVILVLLAVAKFTGLIGGDKTEKVTIEKAADRKVIETVTASGKVQPETEVKLSSEVSGEVTELLVKEGDVVKKGQLLIKVRPDVLQSGYERAVASNNTQKAQVVAAEQQLKQATANFDNTEASYKRSQELFGKKVISASEFDAAKAQYLSALADIARLKAMVTSARYSLQEGGANVKEAGANLAKATIYAPVDGVISKLSVELGDRILGTAQMAGTEIMRISNLSSMEVNVDVNENDINRVNVGDSSIIEVDAFADTKFKGIVTEIASSSKDVGAATSSVDQVTNFNVKVRILAESYSNIKGGAKDLPSPFRPGMSATVDIESESVKGLAVPIQSVFTEDKTKSDKPSDNDQNADKQKTKLSDKTVKQFVYVFNNGTVKRTEVTTGIQNDQYIVIKSGLKANQEVVTGPYSAIQNRLKDGMKVEKTTKDQLFAAPK from the coding sequence ATGAAACTAAAACCCATACTAATTGCAATAGGAGTTATTCTCGTTTTATTGGCCGTAGCAAAATTTACCGGCTTAATAGGAGGAGATAAGACTGAAAAGGTGACGATTGAAAAGGCGGCTGACAGAAAAGTTATTGAAACTGTTACTGCGAGTGGTAAAGTGCAGCCTGAAACTGAAGTGAAACTAAGCTCTGAGGTATCAGGTGAGGTTACCGAACTTTTAGTTAAAGAAGGTGATGTTGTTAAAAAAGGCCAATTACTGATTAAAGTACGGCCAGATGTACTTCAATCAGGATACGAAAGAGCTGTTGCATCAAATAATACCCAAAAGGCACAAGTTGTGGCTGCAGAACAACAACTGAAACAAGCCACTGCCAATTTTGATAATACTGAAGCCAGCTATAAAAGAAGCCAGGAGTTGTTTGGTAAAAAGGTTATATCGGCCTCAGAATTTGACGCAGCTAAAGCACAATATTTGTCAGCTTTAGCTGATATTGCCAGATTGAAAGCCATGGTTACCAGTGCAAGATACAGCCTTCAGGAGGGTGGTGCCAACGTTAAAGAAGCTGGTGCTAACCTTGCTAAAGCTACTATTTATGCACCAGTTGATGGTGTGATTTCTAAGCTGTCTGTTGAATTAGGAGATCGTATTCTTGGTACTGCGCAAATGGCAGGTACAGAGATTATGCGTATTTCAAATTTATCATCAATGGAAGTAAACGTGGATGTAAATGAGAACGACATTAACAGAGTAAACGTAGGTGATAGTTCTATAATAGAAGTAGATGCATTTGCGGATACTAAATTTAAAGGTATTGTAACTGAAATAGCAAGTTCATCTAAAGATGTGGGTGCGGCAACAAGTTCTGTTGATCAGGTAACGAATTTTAATGTTAAGGTTCGTATTTTGGCTGAATCATACAGCAATATTAAAGGGGGAGCCAAAGATCTTCCATCGCCTTTCAGACCGGGGATGTCGGCAACTGTAGATATTGAAAGCGAATCTGTAAAAGGGCTGGCTGTTCCAATTCAGTCGGTATTTACTGAAGATAAGACCAAGTCTGATAAGCCTTCTGATAATGATCAAAATGCCGACAAGCAGAAAACTAAGCTTTCTGATAAAACTGTGAAGCAGTTTGTATACGTGTTTAATAACGGTACAGTAAAGCGTACTGAGGTTACAACCGGGATTCAAAATGATCAATATATTGTAATTAAATCTGGTCTTAAGGCGAATCAGGAAGTAGTAACCGGTCCTTATTCGGCAATTCAAAACAGGTTAAAGGACGGTATGAAAGTAGAAAAAACTACTAAGGATCAATTGTTTGCCGCTCCTAAATAG